The proteins below are encoded in one region of Kiritimatiellales bacterium:
- a CDS encoding helix-turn-helix domain-containing protein codes for MKLIICMEKHIALCLPPQEVEQLLPAVLDYAGRTGWREVSLIPVILGIYGKFPRTKFDGAILKISTPEMQAAAKKMDCPIINISQALSIADWPLCTFDNYEIGVLAARHLISCGAKTFSMICSAQEFAKYRRQGFTDELHRQGFTLPEENLFSRKELNGKKFRYTILSWPNCVGVFSDSDPGGRLFIQMAEKLGRHIPSEIAVLGCDNMVNICIDCVPALSSIELPEMEVGIAACKLLDRLMRSKKPVPHKTIIKPKQIAVRGSSDVQMLEDPQVTAALQILKTPKGLRMNAEELAQHLMITRRTLDRWFYRSLGRSVADHIRELRLERIKKELAAGNQTVAEIALDVGYQSATHLSKVLQKSTGMCPSDFQKSR; via the coding sequence ATGAAGCTTATCATCTGCATGGAAAAGCACATTGCATTATGTTTACCGCCGCAGGAAGTGGAACAGCTGCTGCCGGCGGTGCTGGATTATGCCGGACGCACCGGCTGGCGCGAGGTTTCGCTGATTCCGGTAATCCTGGGAATTTACGGAAAATTTCCCCGCACAAAATTTGACGGCGCAATTTTAAAAATTTCCACGCCGGAAATGCAGGCAGCTGCCAAAAAAATGGACTGTCCGATTATAAATATTTCTCAGGCGCTGTCGATCGCCGACTGGCCGCTGTGCACATTTGATAATTATGAAATCGGCGTGCTGGCGGCCAGACATCTGATCTCCTGCGGCGCAAAAACATTCAGCATGATTTGTTCCGCACAGGAATTTGCCAAATACCGGCGCCAGGGATTCACCGATGAACTGCACCGGCAGGGCTTTACTCTGCCGGAAGAAAACCTGTTTTCCCGGAAAGAACTCAACGGTAAGAAATTCCGGTACACCATTCTCTCCTGGCCGAACTGCGTCGGAGTATTTTCAGATTCTGACCCGGGCGGCAGACTGTTTATTCAAATGGCTGAAAAACTGGGACGGCATATCCCAAGTGAAATTGCAGTACTCGGTTGCGACAATATGGTCAACATCTGCATCGACTGCGTTCCGGCGCTGAGCAGCATTGAACTGCCGGAAATGGAAGTCGGCATCGCCGCTTGTAAACTGCTCGACCGGCTGATGCGAAGCAAAAAACCGGTACCGCACAAAACAATTATCAAACCGAAACAAATTGCTGTGCGCGGCTCAAGCGATGTTCAGATGCTCGAAGATCCGCAGGTCACCGCTGCGCTGCAGATTTTAAAAACACCGAAAGGTCTGCGGATGAATGCCGAAGAACTGGCGCAGCACCTGATGATTACACGTCGCACACTCGACCGCTGGTTTTACCGCAGTCTGGGGCGTTCCGTCGCCGATCATATCCGTGAACTGCGGCTGGAGCGGATAAAAAAAGAGCTTGCAGCGGGGAATCAGACCGTCGCCGAAATCGCACTCGATGTCGGTTATCAATCCGCTACGCATCTGAGTAAAGTACTGCAGAAATCCACCGGCATGTGTCCTTCAGATTTCCAGAAAAGCAGGTAA
- a CDS encoding GDSL-type esterase/lipase family protein: protein MQLSIISFFFAVSLYGYADTGVPIKVAVAGSSACESYYSGSPELIWGWGEVIGNYFKPGVAVLNHAKSGRSTTSFVAEGLWKNLLADKPDYILMTLGANDTTNKPGYTDPKTTFRDNLRRYAADADAAGARIIFVTLNTAMNFNAGKTGAVFHKSGKAIRRERIEHSLAIREVAAELNKPCLELWDNQVREWEELGEERAAGLYRITSQGTIDPSHTNKEGAERIARIIMRELAASESPLAAYVDLNAVEADAGKAAGR from the coding sequence ATGCAATTATCCATTATATCATTTTTCTTTGCAGTCAGCCTGTACGGATATGCGGATACCGGCGTACCAATCAAAGTCGCCGTTGCCGGAAGTTCCGCCTGTGAGTCGTATTATTCCGGTTCGCCGGAACTGATCTGGGGCTGGGGCGAAGTGATCGGCAATTATTTTAAACCCGGTGTGGCCGTGTTGAACCATGCAAAAAGCGGACGCAGTACAACAAGTTTTGTGGCGGAAGGGCTCTGGAAAAACCTGCTGGCGGATAAGCCGGATTATATTCTGATGACGCTGGGGGCGAACGACACCACCAATAAACCCGGCTATACTGATCCAAAAACAACGTTTCGCGATAATCTCCGGCGTTATGCAGCGGATGCCGATGCCGCCGGCGCGCGCATTATTTTTGTAACCCTCAACACGGCAATGAATTTTAACGCCGGTAAAACCGGAGCGGTGTTTCATAAATCCGGCAAAGCCATCCGCCGGGAGCGGATTGAACATTCGCTGGCGATTCGTGAAGTGGCGGCGGAGTTAAACAAACCCTGCCTTGAACTTTGGGATAACCAGGTGCGCGAATGGGAAGAACTGGGTGAAGAGAGAGCCGCCGGATTGTATAGAATTACCAGCCAGGGAACTATCGATCCCAGCCACACCAATAAAGAGGGCGCAGAACGTATTGCGCGAATTATCATGCGCGAACTGGCAGCCAGTGAATCGCCGCTGGCGGCGTATGTTGATTTGAATGCTGTTGAGGCCGACGCCGGCAAAGCAGCCGGGCGGTAA
- a CDS encoding acyltransferase, whose amino-acid sequence MSKHPVSQDFADVVKPKFPLNIFLWLRHTFIISPFQTFSDLFIRVAKYTPLNCRIKAALLKMRGMKIGKLPVIYERVCVGLPSNVQIGDYVNLSRGVLLGPGAKTHESIVIGNEVMIGYDAKLLGSDHLIPEDISEPMRWSGHTDTGGIVVEDNVWICANVVITAGCRIGTGSVVAAGAVVTKDVEPYTIVGGIPAKVIRRRINQAGVSS is encoded by the coding sequence ATGAGCAAACATCCGGTCAGCCAAGATTTTGCAGACGTTGTAAAGCCGAAGTTTCCGCTGAACATTTTCCTTTGGTTGCGGCATACATTCATCATCTCTCCGTTTCAGACCTTCTCCGATCTGTTCATCCGCGTTGCAAAATATACGCCGCTGAACTGCCGGATCAAAGCGGCGCTGCTAAAAATGCGCGGCATGAAAATCGGGAAGCTGCCGGTAATTTATGAGCGCGTCTGCGTCGGTCTGCCGTCCAATGTTCAAATCGGTGATTATGTGAATCTGTCACGCGGCGTGCTGCTGGGACCGGGAGCAAAAACACATGAATCGATCGTCATCGGCAATGAAGTGATGATTGGCTACGACGCGAAGCTGCTGGGCAGCGATCATCTGATCCCTGAAGATATCAGCGAACCGATGCGCTGGTCGGGACACACCGATACCGGCGGAATTGTTGTAGAAGATAACGTCTGGATCTGCGCCAACGTAGTCATCACTGCCGGCTGCCGGATCGGAACCGGATCGGTCGTTGCAGCGGGTGCGGTGGTAACCAAAGATGTTGAGCCGTATACAATCGTCGGCGGGATTCCGGCGAAAGTGATCCGGCGGCGGATAAACCAAGCCGGGGTATCATCATGA
- a CDS encoding Gfo/Idh/MocA family oxidoreductase yields MKKINFAVIGCGMLARSQHIPNIAKSEKTILHTCCDLSDEALAECRNKFGVLHVSNDYKTVIHDPDVDAICIATTEKMRLPLIREAAAAGKPVYCEKPVARTLEEMFEIQAVVKQSGIPFCVGHNRRSSPAMQDAHWIFRSHMENPQPCRWRFDREGADRPPRADDGTAAMSVRINDDWYSWKSWVFDKEQAPHGPMLFEMTHFTDLCNWFLAAEPVEVMAMEQGMLNHGIIIRYKTGEIATLLMGANGTFGYPKELYEMFGNGAAVVVDHMLEVRTAGITNAPARIIYPMLNDHHPDIGQEGGLFGWLEKKAAACEDVIKTGDPMAQFTAEPDKGHAHAIDRFVEQIHGCGPVVCGIDDTVRATLVAFAAIRSAHENRTVKLSEFHP; encoded by the coding sequence ATGAAAAAAATTAATTTTGCAGTAATCGGATGCGGCATGCTGGCGCGCAGTCAGCACATTCCAAACATTGCGAAATCTGAAAAAACGATATTGCACACCTGTTGCGATCTGTCCGATGAAGCGCTGGCGGAATGCCGCAATAAATTCGGCGTGCTGCACGTCAGCAACGACTATAAAACGGTTATTCACGATCCGGATGTGGATGCGATTTGCATTGCGACTACCGAAAAAATGCGGCTGCCGCTGATTCGCGAAGCCGCCGCCGCCGGCAAGCCGGTTTATTGTGAAAAACCGGTGGCGCGCACGCTCGAGGAGATGTTTGAGATTCAGGCCGTTGTAAAACAATCCGGCATTCCGTTTTGCGTTGGACACAACCGGCGCAGCAGCCCGGCGATGCAGGATGCACACTGGATTTTCCGCAGCCACATGGAAAACCCGCAGCCCTGCCGGTGGCGGTTTGACCGCGAGGGCGCCGACCGTCCGCCGCGCGCGGACGACGGCACTGCCGCCATGTCCGTGCGGATTAACGACGACTGGTACAGCTGGAAATCCTGGGTGTTTGATAAAGAGCAGGCGCCGCACGGCCCGATGCTGTTTGAAATGACGCACTTCACCGATCTGTGCAACTGGTTTCTGGCCGCCGAACCGGTAGAAGTGATGGCGATGGAACAGGGCATGCTCAATCACGGCATTATCATCCGCTATAAAACCGGAGAAATTGCCACACTGCTGATGGGCGCCAACGGAACGTTCGGCTATCCGAAAGAGCTGTATGAAATGTTCGGCAACGGCGCAGCAGTCGTGGTTGACCACATGCTGGAAGTCCGTACCGCCGGAATTACGAATGCGCCGGCGCGTATCATTTATCCGATGCTGAACGATCATCATCCGGACATCGGCCAAGAAGGCGGACTGTTCGGCTGGCTGGAGAAAAAAGCGGCGGCGTGTGAGGATGTGATAAAAACCGGCGATCCGATGGCACAGTTTACGGCCGAGCCGGACAAGGGACACGCGCATGCCATCGACCGGTTTGTGGAGCAGATTCACGGTTGCGGGCCGGTGGTGTGCGGCATTGATGACACCGTCCGGGCAACGCTGGTGGCCTTCGCCGCCATCCGTTCTGCACATGAAAACCGGACGGTAAAACTTTCAGAGTTTCATCCCTGA
- a CDS encoding MFS transporter, with protein sequence MLFVKERYYESAVKTGHRTKFWESIKESCLCGPLWGVIGITFFLILGSGISNTLGQYASIYLLYGGDLSSASVLNGVRSTGVMLVGILGIPLWTWLSERLDKKFLVGIMLSCTVIGHLLNIFCLRPDMPWLWLVSSIFESGAAGAVWLFLPSMKGDVADYDEVYTHTRREGSLNAFHSWFAKLAVTLGAGLGGFVLQSSGFNALLGEQTPDVLFRMKWIYILLPIVLWSSTLLFIWLYPLTRDRMKDIRTALEARRGTV encoded by the coding sequence GTGCTGTTTGTCAAAGAACGCTATTATGAGTCGGCGGTGAAAACCGGCCACCGCACAAAATTCTGGGAAAGCATCAAAGAATCGTGTTTATGCGGTCCGCTCTGGGGCGTGATCGGCATTACATTTTTCCTGATTCTCGGCAGCGGCATCAGCAATACACTGGGACAGTATGCCAGCATCTATCTGCTTTACGGCGGTGATCTGAGTTCGGCCTCCGTGCTCAACGGCGTGCGCTCCACCGGTGTGATGCTGGTTGGCATTCTCGGCATTCCGCTCTGGACATGGCTGAGTGAACGGCTGGATAAAAAATTTCTCGTCGGAATTATGCTTTCCTGCACGGTGATCGGACATTTGCTGAATATTTTCTGCTTGCGCCCGGATATGCCCTGGCTGTGGCTGGTGTCATCAATTTTTGAATCCGGTGCGGCCGGTGCAGTCTGGCTGTTCCTGCCGTCGATGAAAGGCGATGTTGCCGATTACGACGAGGTATATACGCATACCCGCCGGGAAGGTTCACTGAATGCGTTTCATTCCTGGTTTGCCAAACTGGCGGTTACTCTCGGCGCCGGACTGGGCGGATTTGTTCTGCAGTCCAGCGGATTTAACGCACTGCTCGGAGAACAGACGCCGGACGTGCTGTTCCGGATGAAATGGATTTATATTCTGCTGCCGATTGTATTATGGAGCAGTACGCTCCTGTTCATCTGGCTCTATCCACTCACCCGTGACCGGATGAAAGACATCAGAACTGCACTGGAAGCCCGGCGCGGAACGGTTTAG
- a CDS encoding uroporphyrinogen decarboxylase family protein gives MSRERALNAINEVMSDRIPQWDFPDNVLLAKKIASYDIWEDTERTTIDLLKVCDIDMTHCIAGGIAEWNFPLVRYYNEVDFIENEDTAAYLKAYQKKTAKPYRSMYDNLGMSCSGSFWGIAPTLAMKKYMFDSPEDVLEFNPLEHDSATLDERIEFFRNYYREKQELLGDDCLLIGWYYHTLFMWPVEIFGWENFMLAAMTDAERFKEILDQFWELSKRDLSAIAAVDNLPLIGCHDDLCSANGPMFPPEWYRTFIYDRYSEVSSIIRTAGKKTVFVCDGNVTALLPDIAATGFDGIAVDGQTDLTSVVKSFSGKIIVGGMKPAVVSHGTPEQIERMVQETVAVIKDEPGYFFQSSGMAGKTPIENIEHYQACIRKYGQR, from the coding sequence ATGAGTAGAGAACGCGCGCTGAATGCAATTAACGAGGTGATGAGTGACCGGATTCCGCAATGGGATTTTCCGGATAATGTTTTACTGGCGAAAAAAATTGCATCGTATGATATTTGGGAAGATACAGAACGGACCACCATCGATCTGCTGAAAGTCTGCGATATTGACATGACGCATTGTATTGCCGGCGGTATTGCAGAATGGAACTTTCCACTGGTGCGGTATTATAATGAGGTTGATTTTATAGAAAATGAAGATACCGCAGCGTATCTGAAAGCGTATCAAAAAAAGACCGCCAAGCCGTACCGGTCGATGTATGACAATCTGGGCATGAGCTGTTCAGGATCGTTCTGGGGCATTGCGCCCACGCTGGCGATGAAAAAATATATGTTCGATTCACCGGAAGATGTCCTGGAGTTCAATCCGCTTGAACACGATTCCGCAACGCTCGATGAGCGGATTGAGTTTTTCCGAAATTATTATAGAGAAAAACAGGAATTGCTGGGCGACGACTGCCTGCTGATCGGCTGGTATTATCACACGTTGTTTATGTGGCCGGTGGAAATTTTCGGCTGGGAAAATTTTATGCTGGCGGCGATGACCGATGCGGAACGGTTTAAAGAAATTCTCGATCAGTTCTGGGAACTTTCAAAACGTGACCTTTCTGCTATTGCTGCAGTGGATAATTTGCCATTGATTGGCTGTCATGATGATTTGTGCAGCGCGAACGGCCCGATGTTTCCGCCGGAATGGTACAGAACATTCATTTATGACCGTTACAGTGAAGTCAGCTCGATAATTCGCACCGCCGGAAAGAAAACCGTGTTTGTCTGCGACGGCAATGTCACCGCATTACTGCCTGATATTGCCGCCACCGGCTTTGACGGAATTGCGGTGGACGGACAAACGGATTTAACTTCAGTTGTAAAAAGTTTTTCCGGAAAAATCATCGTTGGCGGAATGAAGCCGGCGGTGGTCAGCCACGGCACGCCGGAACAGATTGAACGGATGGTTCAGGAAACGGTGGCGGTTATAAAAGATGAACCGGGATATTTTTTTCAGAGTTCCGGCATGGCCGGAAAAACACCGATTGAAAATATCGAACATTATCAGGCGTGCATCCGGAAATATGGACAGCGATAA
- a CDS encoding heparinase II/III family protein — MNLIFNGKPVLIEAGTPGYSDPVYKSYYRSVAGHNVLQVGDNVNIGKGIATLTHTNITETSGEVTMRTGLAAGMAYYPVEWSRNVSWQCSSANRVAVQDGVKLESLQNVTFRWHLATEVEPEIRTENGAIKIHVPAGEMKLGAELYTSPEINLQISASTEISINSVPAFDHTLKYRIPRHQHRVIEITTKRAVKEFSMETVISD, encoded by the coding sequence TTGAATCTGATTTTTAACGGGAAGCCGGTGTTAATTGAAGCCGGAACGCCGGGCTATTCCGATCCGGTGTACAAAAGTTATTATCGATCCGTTGCGGGACACAATGTTTTGCAGGTTGGTGATAATGTAAATATCGGCAAGGGTATTGCCACGCTGACGCATACAAATATCACGGAAACTTCCGGTGAGGTTACCATGCGTACCGGACTTGCCGCCGGGATGGCGTATTATCCGGTGGAGTGGTCGCGCAATGTTTCGTGGCAGTGCAGTTCTGCCAACCGCGTCGCGGTGCAGGACGGTGTAAAATTGGAGAGTTTGCAGAATGTAACGTTTCGCTGGCACCTTGCAACCGAAGTGGAGCCGGAGATTCGCACAGAAAACGGTGCGATTAAAATTCATGTCCCGGCGGGAGAAATGAAACTCGGCGCGGAACTTTATACGTCACCGGAAATCAATCTGCAGATATCGGCATCCACCGAAATCTCCATCAACTCCGTGCCAGCGTTCGACCACACCTTAAAATACCGGATTCCCCGGCATCAGCACCGTGTCATTGAAATCACAACGAAACGCGCCGTAAAAGAGTTTTCAATGGAAACGGTGATCAGCGATTAA
- a CDS encoding uroporphyrinogen decarboxylase family protein — MPFELMHPVCGHEYMLMGMALDPDWVKDMVNTYVELVINLLEILFAEEGNPDGLWFYEDLGFKERPFMSPQMYREIIQPGHKRLFDFAHGRNLKCIVHSCGMVEPLIPALIEAGMDCLQAMEVKAGMNPAKLKKQFGGQIAFCGGMDIRNLAANDLPAINACLESLLPVMMDGSGYILHSDHSIPDQVEYETYRYFISCGLEIGRYK; from the coding sequence ATGCCGTTTGAATTGATGCATCCGGTCTGCGGACACGAATATATGCTGATGGGCATGGCGCTGGATCCTGACTGGGTGAAAGACATGGTAAACACCTATGTCGAACTGGTCATCAACCTGCTGGAAATTCTGTTTGCGGAAGAAGGCAATCCGGACGGGTTATGGTTTTATGAAGATCTCGGGTTTAAAGAACGCCCGTTTATGTCGCCGCAAATGTACCGTGAAATTATTCAGCCCGGACATAAACGGCTGTTTGATTTCGCACACGGACGCAATCTGAAATGTATTGTTCACTCCTGCGGTATGGTTGAACCGTTAATTCCGGCGCTGATTGAGGCCGGCATGGACTGCCTGCAGGCGATGGAAGTGAAAGCCGGCATGAATCCGGCAAAATTGAAAAAACAGTTCGGCGGTCAGATTGCGTTTTGCGGCGGCATGGATATCCGGAATCTGGCGGCGAATGATCTGCCGGCGATTAACGCCTGTTTAGAATCGCTGCTGCCGGTGATGATGGACGGCAGCGGTTATATTCTGCACTCCGACCATTCCATTCCCGATCAGGTTGAATATGAAACGTACCGTTATTTTATCAGCTGCGGTCTGGAAATCGGCAGGTATAAATAG
- a CDS encoding polysaccharide pyruvyl transferase family protein — translation MSCILLRSSWQSINIGDIGHTPGMLSILETYLPEVDVILWPCHIDNGVGPMLKKAFPRLKIADGKIGDDGRPDTPELQQAFEDADFFLHSSAPAVVAEPEMKMWSLLTGRPYGVYGVTVEEISPELRRLLSGAEFIFCRDTASLKNIQEAGVSSPCMEFGPDATFAITLRDDKKADNFLAAHGLKEKEFICAIPRLRYTPYYKIHQTPPTEEDLRRERISEQHRQRDMSVLRDTLISFIRQTAVKVLACPEMIYEMELAKEELIDPMPEDVKPYMVWREHYWTPDEAASVYARARALISMEMHSPIIALKQGTPSIYLRLPSDTIKGQMWRDIGLPEWIFEVEETESPEIAAALITLNADYSGTLRKSEKALDYVQLRQKETAAVISKVLNNRHCCA, via the coding sequence GTGAGTTGTATTCTCCTCCGCTCCTCGTGGCAGAGCATAAACATCGGCGACATCGGACACACGCCGGGTATGCTGTCGATTCTTGAAACGTATCTGCCGGAAGTTGATGTGATTCTCTGGCCGTGTCACATTGATAACGGCGTTGGTCCGATGCTGAAAAAAGCATTCCCACGGTTGAAAATTGCCGACGGAAAAATCGGCGACGACGGCCGCCCGGATACACCGGAGTTGCAGCAGGCATTTGAAGATGCCGACTTTTTCCTGCACAGTTCCGCGCCTGCAGTTGTTGCAGAACCGGAAATGAAAATGTGGTCTTTACTGACCGGTAGGCCGTACGGCGTTTACGGTGTAACAGTGGAGGAAATTTCACCGGAACTGCGCCGGCTTCTCTCCGGGGCAGAGTTTATTTTCTGCCGCGATACCGCTTCGCTGAAAAATATTCAGGAAGCCGGCGTGTCATCACCGTGTATGGAGTTCGGCCCCGATGCAACCTTTGCAATTACACTGCGCGACGATAAGAAAGCCGACAACTTCCTTGCGGCGCACGGGTTGAAAGAAAAAGAATTTATCTGCGCGATTCCGCGCCTGCGGTACACTCCGTATTATAAAATTCATCAGACACCGCCGACCGAAGAGGATTTGCGGCGCGAACGTATTAGCGAACAGCACCGGCAGCGTGACATGTCCGTTTTGCGTGATACGCTGATTTCATTTATTCGGCAGACAGCGGTAAAAGTGCTGGCCTGTCCTGAAATGATCTACGAAATGGAACTGGCGAAAGAAGAGCTGATTGATCCAATGCCGGAAGATGTGAAGCCTTACATGGTCTGGCGTGAGCATTACTGGACACCGGATGAAGCTGCCAGCGTCTACGCCAGAGCTCGTGCGCTGATCAGTATGGAAATGCATTCGCCGATTATTGCGTTGAAACAGGGCACACCGTCAATTTATCTCCGTCTGCCGTCCGACACAATTAAAGGGCAGATGTGGCGCGATATCGGACTGCCGGAATGGATCTTTGAAGTGGAAGAGACGGAATCACCGGAAATTGCGGCGGCACTCATTACGCTGAATGCCGATTATTCCGGAACACTTCGCAAATCCGAAAAAGCACTGGATTATGTTCAGCTTCGGCAGAAAGAAACAGCGGCGGTTATTTCAAAAGTATTAAACAATCGTCATTGCTGCGCTTAG
- a CDS encoding LacI family DNA-binding transcriptional regulator, protein MENRFTLQNIADRCGYAKSTVSMAMRNHPGIPAETREKILRIAKEMGYRPNPLVGALMTQLRCKSAVRTETIALLNLAKRSSTSLEKSDRFYVQLFEGIRQEADASGLKIDEFVIDLDNPMPGLSRILLTRGIHGLLIFSGGTLDRLRSILDLSRFAAVHAGFGEKDPIHQVVSDYIHNMDVAFRVIQQEYIKKIGFAVQNLRDDQTNFSMSSRFLHHQRNIPVKNRIPFITNTKPDFSTEEFLEWIKKYTPEVILIAGTREYDWLKESDISIPGDCRVINLVYRKEPGIAGVNPQTDRVGRAAVSLLLSLLQNNQIGLPEFPQQISIQGDWVPGESFPQSGN, encoded by the coding sequence ATGGAAAACAGGTTTACTCTACAAAATATTGCAGACCGCTGCGGATATGCAAAATCGACGGTTTCCATGGCCATGCGAAATCATCCGGGAATTCCGGCGGAAACGCGGGAAAAAATTCTGCGAATTGCTAAAGAAATGGGCTACCGCCCCAACCCGCTGGTCGGAGCGTTAATGACGCAGCTTCGGTGCAAAAGCGCGGTACGCACGGAAACCATTGCGCTGCTGAATCTTGCAAAACGCAGTTCGACCTCGCTGGAAAAAAGCGATCGGTTTTATGTGCAGCTTTTTGAAGGAATCAGGCAGGAAGCGGATGCGTCCGGTCTAAAGATTGATGAATTTGTTATCGATCTGGACAATCCGATGCCGGGACTTTCCAGAATTTTACTGACGCGCGGAATCCACGGACTGCTGATTTTTTCCGGCGGCACTCTGGACCGGCTGCGTTCGATTCTTGACCTTTCCCGCTTTGCGGCAGTACATGCCGGATTCGGTGAAAAAGATCCGATTCATCAGGTTGTTTCAGATTATATCCATAATATGGATGTCGCGTTCCGCGTCATCCAGCAGGAATATATTAAAAAAATCGGATTTGCGGTGCAAAACCTGCGGGACGATCAAACTAATTTCAGTATGTCGTCGCGGTTTCTACATCATCAGCGCAACATTCCGGTCAAAAACCGCATTCCGTTTATTACAAATACGAAACCGGATTTTTCGACAGAAGAATTTTTGGAATGGATTAAAAAATACACACCGGAAGTTATCCTTATTGCCGGAACCCGTGAATACGACTGGCTGAAAGAATCGGATATTTCCATTCCCGGTGACTGCCGGGTAATTAATTTAGTGTATCGAAAGGAACCGGGAATCGCCGGAGTCAATCCGCAGACCGACCGCGTCGGGCGCGCCGCAGTATCACTGCTTCTTTCGCTGCTGCAAAACAACCAGATCGGCCTGCCGGAATTTCCGCAACAGATTTCAATTCAAGGAGACTGGGTGCCGGGCGAATCCTTTCCTCAATCCGGAAACTGA
- the cutA gene encoding divalent-cation tolerance protein CutA gives MKAMLIYITTPSREDAEKIAGIIIAERLAACANIFPGITSVYRQEESVRRETETVMIIKTAGGNTEKLTARICELHPYECPCILVLPVEKGSPDFLEWTRTNCSTVGREDR, from the coding sequence ATGAAAGCCATGCTTATTTACATCACAACGCCATCACGTGAAGACGCAGAGAAAATTGCCGGAATAATTATTGCTGAACGGCTCGCGGCCTGCGCCAATATTTTTCCAGGCATCACTTCCGTTTACCGGCAGGAGGAGAGCGTCCGCCGCGAAACAGAAACCGTAATGATCATAAAAACCGCCGGCGGCAATACTGAAAAACTCACCGCCCGCATCTGTGAGCTTCATCCTTATGAATGCCCATGCATTCTTGTTCTGCCGGTTGAAAAGGGGAGTCCGGATTTTCTCGAATGGACCCGTACAAACTGCTCTACTGTTGGCAGGGAGGATCGGTAA